In Clostridium sporogenes, one genomic interval encodes:
- a CDS encoding YIP1 family protein produces the protein MEQQENVNTNLNLTLKEKFKFFFTSPSKLFEYYRGNPKFGILLLITALCTVIYTLIFSNVSKEIMKKYMEKQFQGLDPQTLEMTKKTMDTINNPVLKTGSTLLFGLIGIFLIALLIFIIFKISKVALSYQQTVTLYLVAGLSTCIGSMFKAIYMLISKKAVGINAILNPSVKNTLMANIDIFNIWYYVLLGIGIYAMGKTSKKKAIILTIILAILSIGFTVLPFLVGIK, from the coding sequence ATGGAACAACAAGAAAATGTAAATACTAATTTAAACTTAACTTTAAAAGAAAAATTTAAATTTTTCTTTACATCCCCTTCAAAACTATTTGAATATTATAGGGGAAACCCTAAATTTGGAATATTACTTTTAATAACAGCTCTTTGTACAGTAATTTATACATTAATATTTTCTAATGTATCAAAGGAAATTATGAAAAAGTATATGGAAAAACAATTTCAAGGATTAGATCCACAGACATTAGAAATGACAAAAAAAACTATGGATACTATTAATAATCCTGTCCTAAAAACAGGTTCGACCTTATTATTTGGATTAATAGGTATATTTTTGATCGCTCTTTTAATATTTATAATTTTTAAAATTTCAAAAGTTGCTCTAAGCTATCAACAAACCGTAACATTATATTTAGTAGCTGGTTTATCCACTTGTATAGGTAGTATGTTTAAAGCTATATATATGCTTATAAGTAAAAAAGCTGTAGGTATTAATGCTATCTTAAATCCTTCTGTAAAAAATACTTTAATGGCTAATATTGATATTTTTAATATATGGTACTATGTACTTTTAGGTATTGGTATTTATGCTATGGGAAAAACATCTAAGAAAAAAGCTATTATATTAACTATAATATTAGCAATTTTAAGCATTGGATTTACTGTTTTACCTTTTTTAGTTGGAATAAAGTAA
- a CDS encoding dipeptidase, whose amino-acid sequence MNFIDMHCDTIYALINKKPCSNKNITINGNETLYKNSLSVDIEKLKASNSLAQFFALFIDVTETNSPLKTALNMLDFFHNELEKYSKYIALAKNYEDINRNLLNNKISAFLTIEEGAALEGNLYNLRNFYRLGVRLITLTWNFPNEIGFPNCRKEFMNKGLTPFGLEVIEEMNKLKIIIDVSHLSDAGFYDIVRYSKSPFVASHSNARTITNHPRNLTDDMIKILSNKGGVMGINFEKTFLGQNEEGKISEMIAHIRHIKNVGGIDSMCIGSDFDGIQTPSEIKSSDEIYKLIDLLKKEGFYESEIEKILYKNALRIIKETL is encoded by the coding sequence ATGAATTTTATAGATATGCATTGCGACACTATATATGCTCTTATAAATAAAAAACCTTGTTCTAATAAAAATATCACAATAAATGGAAATGAAACTTTATATAAAAACTCATTAAGTGTAGATATAGAAAAACTGAAAGCTTCCAATTCTTTAGCTCAATTTTTTGCTTTATTTATAGATGTAACTGAAACTAACTCTCCTTTAAAAACTGCACTCAATATGCTAGATTTTTTTCATAATGAATTGGAAAAGTACTCAAAATATATTGCACTTGCTAAAAACTATGAAGATATAAATAGAAACCTATTAAATAATAAAATATCTGCTTTTTTAACTATAGAAGAAGGAGCTGCTTTAGAGGGCAATTTATATAATCTTAGAAATTTTTATAGATTAGGCGTTAGACTTATAACCCTAACCTGGAATTTCCCTAATGAAATAGGATTTCCAAACTGCAGGAAAGAATTTATGAATAAGGGCTTAACTCCCTTTGGATTAGAAGTAATAGAAGAAATGAACAAATTAAAAATTATAATAGATGTGTCTCATCTATCTGATGCTGGATTTTATGATATAGTAAGATACTCAAAATCTCCTTTTGTAGCTTCTCATTCAAATGCCAGAACTATAACAAATCATCCTAGAAACTTAACAGATGATATGATAAAAATTTTATCTAATAAGGGTGGTGTTATGGGAATAAATTTTGAAAAAACTTTTTTAGGTCAAAATGAAGAAGGAAAAATATCAGAAATGATAGCTCATATAAGACATATAAAAAATGTAGGTGGAATTGATTCAATGTGCATAGGCTCAGATTTTGATGGCATCCAAACTCCTAGTGAAATAAAATCCAGTGACGAAATATACAAACTAATAGATTTACTAAAAAAAGAAGGCTTTTATGAGAGTGAAATAGAAAAAATACTATACAAAAATGCACTTAGGATTATAAAAGAAACTTTATAA
- a CDS encoding protein NO VEIN domain-containing protein produces MIKLDKYLSTRKNKENLFNFFNRFDDYEKKYNKPLNEFNDYELYHSFNNLVEKNNFSSIRQYKSDLISYLKFVNCTTCNYKQILKEIESTAKNKEKKDLPIIFPFYFIEDLINKCENPMYSVTSLLLFEGIKGTKSKDILSISTKTIIDNKLIFKNKTKTISNLSKDLIFKGLDFLSNSNKYCESDFLYKKHISKKNNNSLTANHQYISYATRQLDSLSNEKKISPDTLSKSGILFFCNLFYRLNKKLTMEDIIKVLMRFDKVSSSNVLKVAYEYRDWFNCIKNSKEFISDFQHINLFKPIIDEISTYEIPTNLYLKAKQKKFENIIADINVSKPYNPADNSFDDSIIDTEIGLLGEDLFLTLLYETYGADIVFNTTQDGCGYDFKVLKNELIVAFEVKSTDQPIDSKISIHLTNKEFYTASNLKNNYYLVILNVDKINKTIKSIKIIQNPSNKLGLTNLIRSIENNLCKVTYDQFRIDFDINKIKFHNTLPYI; encoded by the coding sequence ATGATTAAATTAGACAAATATTTATCAACAAGAAAGAATAAAGAAAATCTATTTAATTTTTTTAATAGATTTGATGATTATGAAAAAAAATATAATAAGCCATTAAACGAATTTAATGATTATGAATTATATCATTCATTTAATAATCTTGTAGAAAAAAACAACTTCTCCTCTATTAGACAATACAAATCAGATTTAATTTCTTATTTAAAATTTGTTAATTGTACTACTTGTAATTATAAACAAATTTTAAAAGAAATAGAATCAACAGCTAAAAATAAAGAAAAAAAAGATTTGCCTATAATATTTCCTTTTTATTTTATAGAAGATCTAATTAATAAATGTGAAAATCCAATGTATTCAGTAACTTCTTTATTACTCTTTGAAGGAATAAAAGGCACCAAAAGTAAAGATATTCTTTCCATTAGTACTAAAACTATTATAGATAATAAATTAATTTTTAAAAATAAAACTAAAACTATAAGTAATTTATCGAAAGATCTAATTTTTAAGGGCTTGGATTTCTTATCTAATTCTAATAAATACTGTGAAAGTGATTTTTTATATAAAAAGCATATCTCTAAAAAAAATAATAACTCACTCACTGCTAATCATCAATATATTTCTTATGCAACTAGACAGTTAGATTCACTTTCCAATGAAAAAAAAATAAGCCCTGATACACTCTCAAAATCTGGTATATTGTTTTTTTGCAACTTGTTTTATAGACTAAACAAAAAATTAACTATGGAAGATATAATTAAAGTTCTTATGAGATTCGATAAAGTTTCTTCAAGTAACGTTCTTAAAGTAGCATATGAATACCGTGATTGGTTTAATTGTATAAAAAATTCTAAAGAATTTATATCTGATTTTCAACACATAAATTTATTTAAGCCAATAATAGATGAAATATCAACTTATGAAATACCTACAAATCTTTATTTAAAAGCAAAACAAAAAAAATTCGAAAATATTATAGCTGATATAAATGTTTCAAAGCCTTATAATCCAGCAGATAATTCTTTTGATGATTCTATTATAGATACCGAAATAGGTCTATTAGGCGAAGATTTATTTTTAACACTTTTGTATGAAACTTATGGAGCAGATATAGTTTTTAATACTACTCAAGATGGTTGTGGCTATGATTTTAAAGTATTGAAAAACGAACTAATTGTAGCTTTTGAGGTTAAATCTACTGATCAACCAATAGATAGTAAAATCTCAATTCATCTAACTAATAAAGAATTTTATACCGCTTCTAATTTAAAAAATAATTATTATTTAGTTATTTTAAATGTAGATAAAATTAATAAAACAATAAAGAGTATTAAAATAATACAAAATCCATCTAACAAGCTAGGACTTACAAATTTAATCCGATCTATAGAAAATAATCTTTGTAAAGTTACCTATGATCAATTTAGAATTGATTTTGATATTAATAAAATTAAATTTCACAATACTCTTCCTTATATTTAA
- a CDS encoding 5' nucleotidase, NT5C type, with protein sequence MNNLNICIDIDGTITEPYYWLDISNKYFNKNVKPEDITVYNIEDVLGITEEEYMKFYEKYKVRIHTEEKLRKGAKEVLNELNKYHNIYFVTAREKSLEVLTKSYLINHSIKFRDLYVLGSHYKVDKAKDLNCDIFIEDNPTNALELSEAGFKVILLDTNYNKHIKENENIIRIENWDEVYTIVKEISSTEERAI encoded by the coding sequence ATGAATAATCTAAACATATGTATAGATATAGATGGTACGATTACAGAACCTTATTATTGGTTAGATATAAGTAATAAATATTTCAATAAAAATGTAAAACCAGAAGACATAACTGTTTATAATATTGAAGATGTTTTAGGAATAACAGAAGAAGAATATATGAAATTTTATGAAAAATATAAGGTGAGAATTCATACAGAAGAAAAATTAAGAAAAGGAGCTAAAGAAGTATTAAATGAATTAAATAAATATCATAATATATATTTTGTAACAGCAAGAGAAAAATCCTTAGAGGTTCTAACAAAATCTTATTTAATAAATCATTCCATAAAATTTAGAGATTTATATGTTTTAGGAAGTCATTATAAGGTAGATAAGGCTAAGGATTTAAATTGTGATATATTTATAGAGGATAATCCTACCAATGCATTAGAACTTTCAGAAGCTGGGTTTAAAGTTATCTTATTAGATACAAACTATAATAAGCATATTAAAGAAAATGAAAACATCATAAGAATAGAAAATTGGGATGAAGTATATACCATAGTTAAAGAAATTTCATCTACAGAAGAAAGAGCCATATAA
- a CDS encoding methyl-accepting chemotaxis protein: MISNSFDNQVFDYFKNIVPYLHHFFSEDILVSVCDREKYIKIDGAEKFGLSVKAGDFISNQGGDFEAIKTGKIIEKNINKDVFGREVKNISVPFKDENGNIVGCIAIVKNLDKNIEMSTLSQNLSNALSQITKSSNEVLKTIQNVALTNSDILENVEKTNNEAKNTDEILEFVKNIANKTNLLGLNAAIEAARAGESGKGFNVVATEIRKLSKSSAESINKIEDIIKNIQLSVSNITKNINQINVSFQEQASEVEEINAAIENLTSTAKALENISKNY; this comes from the coding sequence ATGATAAGTAACTCATTTGATAATCAAGTATTTGATTACTTTAAAAATATTGTACCTTATTTACATCACTTTTTTTCTGAGGATATATTAGTATCCGTATGTGATAGAGAAAAATACATAAAAATAGATGGAGCTGAAAAATTTGGTTTAAGCGTTAAGGCGGGAGACTTCATAAGTAACCAGGGTGGAGATTTTGAAGCAATAAAAACAGGAAAAATTATAGAAAAAAATATAAATAAAGATGTTTTTGGAAGAGAAGTCAAAAATATATCTGTCCCATTTAAAGATGAAAATGGAAATATAGTTGGTTGTATAGCTATAGTAAAAAATCTAGATAAAAATATTGAAATGTCTACACTTTCTCAAAATCTTTCAAATGCTTTATCTCAAATTACTAAATCTAGTAATGAAGTTTTAAAGACAATTCAAAATGTAGCTCTAACAAATTCAGATATATTAGAAAATGTAGAAAAAACAAATAATGAAGCTAAAAATACAGATGAAATATTAGAATTTGTAAAAAATATAGCTAATAAAACAAACCTTTTAGGTCTAAATGCAGCCATTGAAGCTGCTAGAGCTGGAGAATCTGGAAAAGGCTTCAATGTAGTTGCTACAGAAATAAGAAAGTTATCTAAATCCAGTGCAGAATCTATAAATAAAATTGAAGATATAATTAAAAATATTCAACTTTCCGTATCTAATATTACTAAAAACATAAATCAAATAAATGTGTCTTTTCAGGAACAAGCATCTGAAGTTGAAGAAATAAATGCTGCCATTGAAAATTTAACTTCCACAGCTAAAGCCTTAGAAAATATTTCTAAAAATTATTAA
- the sdaAA gene encoding L-serine ammonia-lyase, iron-sulfur-dependent, subunit alpha: MFVNTGKELIKVCNEKNLKIWEYTLKIEAESKNINEKEVFETMRKALKVMQHSAKIGREKEVKSVSGLIGGDALKLEEYSKCENTLTGSFMVRAMAMAISTSEVNAAMGRIVASPTAGSAGILPAVVIAAGEKLNKSEDDLVKALFTASGLGILISKNATTAGAEGGCQAECGSAAAMASAAVVEMMGGSVEQALDAGAIVIKNILGLVCDPVAGLVEIPCAKRNIAGTVSALTTADIVMAGVTSHIPFDDSVEAMYRVGKQLPSCLRETALGGVAVTEAGLKLKEKVFGCTGCQR, encoded by the coding sequence ATGTTCGTAAACACAGGAAAAGAACTTATAAAAGTATGTAATGAAAAAAATTTAAAAATATGGGAATATACTTTAAAAATAGAAGCAGAAAGTAAGAATATAAATGAAAAAGAAGTATTTGAGACTATGAGAAAAGCTCTTAAGGTTATGCAACATTCAGCAAAAATAGGAAGAGAAAAAGAAGTTAAATCTGTAAGTGGATTAATAGGTGGAGATGCTTTAAAGTTAGAAGAATATTCTAAGTGCGAAAATACATTAACAGGAAGTTTTATGGTAAGAGCTATGGCTATGGCTATTTCAACCTCTGAGGTTAATGCAGCTATGGGAAGGATTGTAGCATCACCAACAGCAGGTTCAGCAGGAATATTGCCAGCGGTAGTAATAGCGGCAGGAGAAAAATTAAACAAAAGTGAAGATGATTTAGTTAAGGCTCTATTTACAGCCTCTGGGTTAGGAATACTTATTTCTAAAAATGCTACAACAGCAGGAGCAGAAGGTGGATGTCAAGCAGAATGCGGTTCAGCTGCAGCTATGGCATCTGCAGCAGTAGTAGAAATGATGGGAGGAAGCGTAGAGCAAGCTTTAGATGCAGGAGCTATAGTTATAAAAAACATACTAGGGCTTGTTTGTGATCCAGTGGCAGGACTTGTAGAAATACCTTGTGCGAAAAGAAACATTGCAGGAACAGTAAGTGCTTTAACTACAGCGGATATAGTAATGGCAGGAGTTACAAGTCATATTCCTTTTGATGATTCAGTGGAGGCAATGTATAGAGTTGGAAAACAACTTCCATCTTGTCTTAGAGAAACAGCTTTAGGTGGGGTGGCTGTTACTGAAGCAGGGCTAAAGCTTAAAGAAAAAGTATTTGGATGTACAGGTTGCCAAAGATAG
- the sdaAB gene encoding L-serine ammonia-lyase, iron-sulfur-dependent subunit beta, with translation MKDYSVFDVIGPIMIGPSSSHTAGAARLAKVACSISGDNIEEVKFYLHGSFAKTYKGHGTDKALIAGILNMDPWDENLRKSFEIAKEKGLKYEFIETDLGDAHPNTVKFVIKKTDGTVSEIIGSSIGGGNIVITSIDGQSMEFTGGNPTIVTHHKDVPGIISRISTMMYSEGINIGAMKVFRESKGTTATMTFETDGEIPKKIIDEIKAIKDIENVKIINPIK, from the coding sequence ATGAAGGATTATAGTGTGTTTGATGTAATAGGGCCAATTATGATAGGACCTTCTAGTTCACATACTGCAGGAGCAGCTAGACTTGCTAAAGTAGCTTGTTCTATATCAGGAGACAATATAGAAGAGGTTAAGTTTTATTTACATGGATCTTTTGCTAAGACTTATAAGGGACATGGAACAGATAAGGCTTTAATAGCAGGTATATTAAATATGGATCCCTGGGATGAAAATCTTAGAAAATCCTTTGAAATAGCTAAGGAAAAAGGTTTAAAATATGAATTTATAGAAACAGATTTAGGGGATGCTCATCCTAATACTGTTAAATTTGTTATTAAGAAAACCGATGGCACTGTATCAGAAATTATAGGTTCTTCTATAGGTGGTGGAAATATAGTTATAACATCTATAGATGGTCAATCTATGGAATTTACTGGGGGTAACCCTACTATTGTAACACATCATAAAGATGTGCCAGGGATAATATCAAGAATTAGCACAATGATGTATTCAGAAGGCATAAATATTGGAGCTATGAAGGTTTTTAGAGAAAGTAAAGGTACAACTGCAACTATGACTTTTGAAACAGACGGAGAAATACCAAAGAAAATAATAGACGAAATAAAAGCTATTAAGGATATAGAGAATGTAAAAATTATAAATCCAATAAAATAG
- a CDS encoding bifunctional diguanylate cyclase/phosphodiesterase, with product MEEKNLIKQIELSVIEKMGIAYCYCKISLDSYGQLEDFIFMESNDYFKDLTGFTKEYIKNKKAKDIRSFESHRINIMKALEKLLLYKEEKMEFEDYFDITKKWVKVLLYTEKKQVFFITLYDITKYKVKEIELKNTIKKYKYLIELSADAIIIRNLNGDIIYCNKSALNLFGYSLEEMKNLNMIDLIPKSSMKDIGFNMSIGDKPVERVHKRKDGTHFYGEETTKLINIEGELGIATYIRDITERKIYNDKTKQMAYFDSLTELPNRNSFLKQLEHEIKLSRKKQTILAIMFLDLDKFKEVNDNFGHCTGDKLLWQVAKRVKNTISSKDLIARFGGDEFTILIRDIAYEKQVEDLARDIIEVFREPIYIEGIYVNIKTSIGISFFPKDGDTSQELIKKADKAMYDAKKRGSNKFQIYKY from the coding sequence ATGGAAGAGAAAAATTTAATAAAACAAATAGAGTTATCTGTTATAGAAAAAATGGGTATAGCTTATTGTTACTGCAAAATAAGTTTGGACTCATATGGTCAGTTAGAGGATTTTATTTTTATGGAATCTAATGATTATTTTAAAGATTTAACGGGTTTTACAAAAGAATATATAAAAAATAAAAAAGCTAAAGATATAAGGTCTTTTGAAAGTCATAGAATAAATATAATGAAAGCCTTAGAAAAACTTTTATTATATAAAGAAGAAAAAATGGAATTTGAAGATTATTTTGATATTACTAAAAAGTGGGTTAAAGTATTATTGTATACAGAAAAAAAACAGGTTTTTTTTATTACACTTTATGATATAACAAAATATAAAGTAAAAGAAATAGAATTGAAAAATACAATTAAAAAATATAAATATCTTATAGAGTTATCTGCGGACGCAATAATAATTAGAAATTTAAATGGAGATATAATATATTGCAACAAGTCTGCTCTTAATTTGTTTGGATATTCCTTAGAAGAAATGAAAAATTTAAATATGATAGACTTAATACCTAAATCATCCATGAAAGATATAGGGTTTAATATGTCTATAGGAGATAAGCCTGTTGAGAGAGTACATAAAAGAAAAGATGGAACGCATTTTTATGGGGAGGAAACAACAAAATTAATAAATATAGAAGGGGAATTGGGGATTGCAACATATATAAGAGATATAACAGAACGGAAAATATACAATGATAAAACGAAGCAAATGGCCTATTTTGATTCTCTTACAGAGTTACCCAATAGAAACTCTTTTTTAAAACAATTAGAGCATGAAATAAAATTAAGCAGGAAAAAACAAACCATATTAGCTATAATGTTTTTAGATCTTGACAAATTTAAAGAAGTAAATGATAACTTTGGCCATTGTACTGGGGATAAACTTTTATGGCAAGTAGCTAAAAGGGTAAAAAATACTATTAGTTCTAAAGATTTAATAGCTAGATTTGGAGGAGACGAGTTTACTATATTAATAAGAGATATAGCTTATGAAAAACAAGTTGAAGATTTAGCTAGAGATATAATAGAAGTTTTTAGAGAACCGATATATATAGAAGGAATATATGTAAATATAAAGACTAGCATAGGTATAAGTTTTTTCCCAAAAGATGGGGATACATCACAGGAACTAATAAAAAAAGCAGATAAAGCTATGTATGATGCCAAAAAAAGAGGGAGTAATAAATTTCAAATATATAAATATTGA
- a CDS encoding LysM peptidoglycan-binding domain-containing protein yields the protein MWRQPNISYIVKPGDSLFKIARSYGITVEQLKEYNGLVSDELYVGQQIFIPISIYEVKRGDSLYIIAKKFNTTVESLMVLNNLDSINLSIGQILYIPIYTEAIMKVEDGNIRSRPDINSQVLHKMDKGAKLPIINVHKDFYGIKLFNGNEGFVSKTIVDFKTYGNMKPVVAVDGFYTLEEGETLPSSYESFVTNRNLISEICLFMFRIDPNDATAIENFGQFTDEYVEELVNIAHRNNVRILAVVHNLLYRPGGTTKAKDLVKSLVSTRENRQIFINNLINLIEKYNFDGVNIDIEDVYIEDKDRLSSLYLEMGRELRKRGYYLSASVPARVSDEPFNPFSDPFDYKIIGSAVDEFIVMLYNEHGWPGSGPGPVVSIGWMNRVLNYTITRVPRNKVVAAVSVFGFDFNLTTGRNTYVTYAGAVEIANRYGKDIIFDEETKTPMFSYVAENGNNHEVWFENAESIYRKAELAFNKGIKGIALWRLGMEDERIWDSMKKDIVVKMA from the coding sequence ATGTGGAGACAACCTAATATAAGCTATATAGTTAAACCAGGAGATAGTTTATTCAAAATCGCTAGATCCTATGGTATAACTGTTGAACAATTAAAAGAATATAATGGACTTGTTTCTGATGAGTTGTATGTGGGACAACAAATTTTTATACCTATATCTATCTATGAAGTAAAAAGAGGAGATAGTTTATATATTATTGCCAAAAAGTTTAATACTACTGTAGAAAGTTTAATGGTATTGAATAATTTAGATAGTATAAACCTAAGTATTGGACAAATACTTTATATACCCATTTATACTGAAGCTATAATGAAAGTAGAGGATGGAAATATAAGAAGTAGACCTGATATAAACTCACAAGTATTACACAAGATGGATAAAGGTGCTAAGCTTCCAATCATAAATGTGCATAAGGATTTTTATGGAATAAAATTATTTAATGGAAATGAAGGTTTTGTATCAAAAACTATAGTAGATTTTAAAACTTATGGTAATATGAAGCCTGTAGTAGCTGTAGATGGATTTTATACGTTAGAAGAAGGAGAAACTTTACCGAGTTCTTACGAATCTTTTGTTACTAATAGAAATCTAATATCTGAAATATGTTTATTTATGTTTAGGATAGATCCTAATGATGCTACAGCAATAGAAAATTTTGGGCAGTTTACAGATGAGTATGTAGAAGAATTGGTGAATATTGCTCATAGGAATAATGTTAGAATATTAGCCGTAGTTCATAATCTATTGTATAGACCTGGTGGTACTACAAAGGCTAAAGATTTAGTTAAATCATTAGTATCTACTAGAGAAAATAGACAAATCTTTATAAACAATTTGATAAATTTAATAGAAAAGTATAATTTTGATGGTGTAAATATAGATATAGAAGATGTTTATATAGAAGATAAAGACAGATTATCTTCTTTATATTTAGAAATGGGAAGAGAATTAAGGAAAAGAGGATATTATTTGTCAGCTTCTGTGCCAGCAAGAGTCAGCGATGAGCCTTTTAATCCTTTTTCAGATCCTTTTGACTATAAAATCATAGGAAGTGCTGTAGATGAATTTATTGTTATGTTATATAACGAACATGGATGGCCAGGTAGTGGACCGGGACCAGTAGTTTCAATAGGATGGATGAATAGGGTATTAAATTATACTATAACTAGAGTTCCGAGAAATAAAGTAGTAGCTGCAGTTTCAGTGTTTGGATTTGATTTTAATTTAACTACAGGAAGAAATACTTATGTTACTTATGCAGGAGCTGTAGAAATAGCTAATAGATATGGAAAAGATATAATATTTGATGAAGAAACAAAAACGCCTATGTTTAGTTATGTAGCTGAAAATGGTAATAATCATGAAGTTTGGTTTGAAAATGCTGAAAGTATATATAGAAAGGCAGAATTAGCTTTCAATAAAGGTATAAAAGGGATAGCTTTATGGAGATTAGGAATGGAAGATGAGAGAATTTGGGATTCCATGAAAAAAGATATAGTAGTTAAAATGGCTTAA
- the csxC gene encoding exosporium protein CsxC, with product MMSMDEMKSRENECHEHCHEECHEHSHKECHEHSHKDCGKLIESRTVPMCEGTNLTPQTVRTPVVAKVPVVIAEKEIQIDVESKTRLKEKFLEIKRIKKDVFLTQCELIPRAGVIENGIPRTAKLFISGFIRKNIEFATADCIKDDVVSGEIKHTTEKVPFTCVTEVRYITPPVLANRAMQQEIDLFCSEHGCEQECNCEEEKLGRLTCQEFLEDSITLVEKPFCELLGARIFEADIQRKPCFEKGVKVFDELVEKMVVFIRVKVLQLQQVTVGDPDNGCRK from the coding sequence ATGATGTCAATGGATGAAATGAAAAGTAGAGAAAATGAGTGCCATGAACATTGTCATGAAGAGTGCCATGAACATTCTCACAAAGAGTGCCATGAACATTCTCATAAGGATTGTGGAAAATTAATAGAAAGTAGAACTGTACCAATGTGTGAAGGAACTAATCTAACACCACAAACAGTAAGAACACCAGTGGTAGCTAAGGTACCAGTAGTAATTGCAGAAAAAGAGATACAAATAGATGTAGAGTCTAAAACAAGACTAAAAGAAAAATTCTTAGAAATAAAGAGAATAAAAAAAGATGTATTTTTAACTCAATGTGAATTAATACCAAGAGCAGGTGTTATAGAAAATGGTATTCCTAGAACAGCAAAATTATTTATAAGTGGATTTATTAGAAAAAATATAGAATTTGCTACTGCAGACTGTATAAAAGATGATGTAGTAAGTGGTGAAATAAAGCATACTACAGAAAAGGTACCATTTACTTGTGTAACAGAGGTAAGGTATATAACTCCTCCGGTATTAGCTAATAGAGCAATGCAGCAAGAAATAGATTTATTCTGTAGTGAACACGGGTGTGAACAGGAATGTAATTGTGAAGAGGAAAAACTAGGAAGACTTACCTGTCAAGAATTTTTAGAAGATTCAATAACACTTGTAGAAAAACCATTCTGTGAATTATTAGGAGCTAGAATATTTGAAGCAGATATACAAAGAAAACCTTGTTTTGAAAAAGGCGTAAAAGTTTTTGATGAATTAGTAGAGAAAATGGTAGTTTTCATTAGAGTAAAAGTTTTACAATTACAACAAGTAACTGTAGGTGATCCAGATAACGGTTGTAGAAAATAA